From Streptomyces yatensis, one genomic window encodes:
- a CDS encoding RrF2 family transcriptional regulator, whose amino-acid sequence MRITAKSDYAVRAMAELAAAEGSPLTAEQVATRQDIPLRFLFGILRELRLAHLVRSVRGPEGGYLLARPAKEITLADAIRAMDGPLANVRDVGLSGLEYPGAAAVLPDVWRAVRASLRQVLEKTTFADLAAGELPPLVQARAREYLDDVRHYDT is encoded by the coding sequence GTGCGGATCACAGCCAAGTCGGACTATGCCGTCCGGGCGATGGCCGAACTGGCGGCCGCGGAGGGCTCACCCCTGACCGCCGAGCAGGTGGCGACCCGGCAGGACATTCCACTGCGTTTCCTCTTCGGCATCCTGCGGGAGCTGCGCCTGGCCCATCTGGTGCGCAGTGTGCGGGGCCCTGAAGGCGGATATCTGCTGGCGCGCCCGGCGAAGGAGATCACCCTCGCCGACGCGATCCGCGCCATGGACGGCCCGCTGGCCAACGTACGGGATGTGGGCCTCAGCGGTCTGGAGTACCCGGGAGCGGCGGCGGTGCTCCCCGATGTGTGGCGCGCGGTGCGGGCGAGTCTGCGGCAGGTGCTGGAGAAGACCACCTTCGCGGATCTGGCCGCCGGTGAACTGCCCCCGCTCGTCCAGGCGCGGGCCCGCGAATACCTCGACGACGTCCGCCACTACGACACATGA
- a CDS encoding FAD/NAD(P)-binding protein — protein sequence MASPEPCTTSGPCTRTVAIVGAGAAGALVAIQLCETAARRRTPFELLLIDPAPEAGRGIAYSTLDPRHRLNVPAGKMSCYPDDPGHFVRWLCRHGEPGVRGGDFAERYRYGAYLADTLGRAIMAAQGVVTVRRLRTRATGCRWTTLPGGDPTARLELADGRTVDAHRVVLATGPSRANAEWAPEALRGNDRFIADPWAPGALDAALGQGDKEDVLLVGTGLTSVDIAMTLDRPGRTVHTVSRGGRLPQAHAVDPLPAAACTTPLHGLSLPALRAAVRQHIGRVMRTHGDWRPAVDGLRPVTAEIWTSMSLEERAEFVAQYGSLWNTHRHRMSPATAEAVARMRRTRRMRTYQGRLAAASARPDGSLTVSLTTGDGPRTLPVGWVVDCTGPGLRLSDTADPLWRSLLDQGAAMPGPLSMGVATDDGRLHGADGGTTRPLWTLGAPRRGELWETTAIPEIRAQAATVAEAVLDPWTAPALPAGGGSARRRTRRPTDASGFPLSTHAAAATAYRLGVDRLLKVRAGAPQALRRSVALDPGFAVGHAALALIGHECGADVDVSRALADARRAVRERADDYERSFVDVVSRRVLHTPADGDAALLRHLGEYPGDALALAVAVPTIAFSGLRDLDGTTALRVVERTAPAHGESWFHTSLLAFMRQEEGRYDEAGALAEQALAAEPASGHAMHALAHVHYERGDHEAGRERLRRWLAHQGRGGTHRAHFSWHAALHELALEDTVAVRRRWAEQLSPGKVDGVRALVDSGSLLWRARLAGAWQGPFPIGDVLDTAPVDVLERPATAFVALHAAIALTAAGDLPGLGRLRVHALRADEVQRSVIAPLCTAFEDILEERWTEAVRGLERLLPRLPGVGGSAAQREIVEETLLFALVSAGRCDAARGRLEERLDRRSSPHDRRRLTALSS from the coding sequence ATGGCATCGCCAGAGCCGTGTACGACGTCAGGGCCGTGTACGAGGACCGTCGCCATCGTGGGCGCGGGCGCCGCCGGTGCGCTGGTGGCGATCCAGCTCTGCGAGACCGCGGCCCGCCGCCGTACCCCGTTCGAACTCCTGCTGATCGACCCGGCCCCGGAGGCGGGGCGCGGCATCGCCTATTCCACCCTCGACCCGCGCCACCGCCTCAATGTGCCCGCGGGCAAGATGAGCTGCTACCCCGACGACCCAGGACACTTCGTGCGGTGGCTGTGCCGCCACGGCGAACCGGGCGTACGCGGCGGCGACTTCGCGGAGCGCTACCGCTACGGCGCCTACCTCGCCGACACCCTCGGGCGGGCGATCATGGCGGCGCAGGGCGTGGTCACGGTCCGCCGGCTGCGCACCCGCGCCACCGGCTGCCGCTGGACCACCCTCCCCGGCGGGGACCCGACGGCCCGGCTGGAGCTCGCCGACGGCCGCACCGTCGACGCGCACCGCGTGGTGCTGGCCACCGGGCCCTCCCGCGCGAACGCCGAATGGGCGCCGGAGGCCCTGCGCGGCAACGACCGCTTCATCGCCGACCCCTGGGCGCCGGGCGCCCTGGACGCCGCCCTCGGCCAGGGCGACAAGGAGGATGTCCTCCTCGTCGGCACCGGGCTGACCTCGGTGGACATCGCCATGACGCTCGACCGTCCCGGCCGCACGGTGCACACCGTCTCCCGTGGCGGACGGCTGCCGCAGGCGCATGCCGTGGACCCGCTGCCCGCCGCCGCGTGTACGACACCACTGCACGGCCTGTCCCTGCCCGCGCTGCGCGCCGCGGTACGTCAGCACATCGGCCGCGTCATGCGGACCCACGGCGACTGGCGGCCCGCGGTGGACGGGCTGCGCCCGGTCACGGCCGAGATCTGGACGTCGATGTCCCTCGAGGAGCGGGCCGAGTTCGTGGCACAGTACGGCTCCTTGTGGAACACCCACCGCCACCGTATGTCCCCGGCCACGGCGGAGGCGGTGGCGCGCATGCGCCGCACCCGGCGGATGCGGACGTACCAGGGGCGGCTGGCCGCCGCCTCGGCGCGGCCCGACGGCTCCCTGACGGTCTCCCTCACCACCGGCGACGGCCCGCGAACACTGCCCGTGGGCTGGGTGGTGGACTGTACGGGGCCGGGTCTGCGGCTGTCGGACACGGCCGACCCGCTGTGGCGGAGCCTGCTCGACCAGGGCGCCGCGATGCCCGGCCCGCTGAGCATGGGCGTCGCCACCGACGACGGACGGTTGCACGGCGCCGACGGCGGCACCACACGCCCGCTGTGGACCCTCGGCGCCCCCCGCCGTGGCGAGTTGTGGGAGACGACCGCCATCCCGGAGATCCGCGCGCAGGCCGCCACCGTCGCCGAGGCCGTCCTCGACCCGTGGACGGCCCCCGCCCTCCCCGCCGGTGGCGGCTCCGCCCGGCGCCGGACACGTCGGCCCACGGACGCCTCCGGTTTCCCCCTCAGTACGCACGCGGCCGCCGCCACCGCCTACCGCCTCGGAGTGGACCGGCTGCTGAAGGTCCGGGCCGGGGCCCCGCAGGCGCTCCGCCGCTCCGTGGCGCTCGACCCCGGATTCGCCGTCGGCCATGCCGCGCTCGCGCTCATCGGGCATGAGTGCGGGGCCGACGTGGACGTCTCCCGTGCCCTGGCCGATGCCCGGCGCGCGGTGCGCGAACGGGCCGATGACTACGAGCGCTCCTTCGTCGACGTCGTCTCCCGCCGTGTCCTGCACACGCCCGCGGACGGCGACGCCGCCCTCCTGCGCCACCTGGGGGAGTACCCGGGCGATGCGCTGGCGCTCGCCGTCGCGGTGCCCACCATCGCCTTCTCCGGTCTGCGCGACCTCGACGGCACCACCGCGCTGCGCGTGGTCGAGCGGACCGCCCCGGCGCACGGGGAGAGCTGGTTCCACACGTCCCTGCTCGCCTTCATGCGGCAGGAGGAGGGGCGTTACGACGAGGCCGGAGCCCTGGCCGAACAGGCCCTGGCCGCCGAACCCGCCTCCGGGCACGCGATGCACGCCCTGGCCCATGTGCACTATGAGCGCGGCGACCACGAGGCGGGCCGTGAGCGACTGCGGCGATGGCTGGCCCACCAGGGCCGGGGTGGTACCCACCGCGCCCACTTCTCCTGGCACGCCGCCCTGCATGAACTCGCCCTCGAGGACACGGTGGCGGTCCGCCGCCGGTGGGCGGAGCAACTGTCCCCCGGGAAGGTGGACGGGGTCCGCGCCCTGGTCGACTCCGGTTCGCTGCTGTGGCGGGCCCGGCTGGCGGGCGCGTGGCAGGGGCCGTTCCCGATCGGCGACGTCCTGGACACGGCTCCCGTGGACGTCCTGGAGCGTCCGGCCACCGCGTTCGTCGCCCTGCACGCCGCCATCGCCCTCACCGCCGCGGGCGACCTGCCGGGATTGGGGCGGCTGCGGGTCCACGCCCTGCGCGCCGATGAGGTGCAGCGGAGTGTCATCGCCCCGCTGTGCACGGCGTTCGAGGACATCCTCGAAGAACGCTGGACCGAGGCGGTGCGCGGTTTGGAGCGGCTGCTGCCACGGCTGCCCGGTGTCGGTGGCAGTGCGGCGCAGCGTGAGATCGTCGAGGAGACACTGCTGTTCGCGCTGGTGTCCGCGGGGCGTTGCGATGCGGCCCGGGGCCGTCTGGAAGAGCGGCTGGACCGCCGTTCGTCACCCCACGACCGGCGGCGGCTGACCGCCCTCTCGTCCTGA
- a CDS encoding lytic polysaccharide monooxygenase auxiliary activity family 9 protein, with translation MNMKRRVSVFVGAGIAPLIALSLPAGEASAHGYISNPPSRQAQCAAGTVACGDIKYEPQSVEGPKGLTSCSGGNSRFAELDDDSKGWAVTPVPSKASFTWKLTARHATNTWQYFVGGQKIAEINDGGAQPGETVTHQVDFGGLKGKQKVLAVWNIADTSNAFYACIDVNVGG, from the coding sequence ATGAACATGAAACGCAGGGTGTCCGTCTTCGTCGGCGCGGGTATAGCGCCTCTGATCGCGCTGAGCCTCCCGGCGGGCGAGGCAAGCGCGCACGGCTACATCTCGAACCCGCCGAGCCGTCAGGCACAGTGCGCCGCCGGAACCGTGGCCTGCGGTGACATCAAGTACGAGCCGCAGAGCGTCGAAGGCCCCAAGGGCCTGACGAGCTGCAGCGGTGGCAATTCGCGGTTCGCCGAACTCGACGACGACAGCAAGGGCTGGGCCGTCACGCCGGTCCCGTCCAAGGCGAGCTTCACCTGGAAGCTGACCGCGCGTCACGCGACCAACACCTGGCAGTACTTCGTCGGCGGTCAGAAGATCGCGGAGATCAACGACGGCGGGGCGCAGCCGGGCGAGACCGTCACCCACCAGGTCGACTTCGGCGGCCTGAAGGGCAAGCAGAAGGTTCTCGCGGTCTGGAACATCGCGGACACCTCCAACG